The sequence below is a genomic window from Methylophilus sp. DW102.
TACGCACTTGTTGATTGAGATCGGCGCGCCTGAGCTAGACCTTGTTTTGCGATTCAAAGCGCATGCTTTGATGCAAGCCATCGAACAAAGTAATCCTGCCGGCATTATTGACCTCACCCCTGGCATACGCTCCTTGCAAGTGCATTACCAGCCTGAACAGCTGCCATTAAAAACATTATTGGCGTTGATCCAAGAAATTTGGGGCAAACTCAGTTCAACGCAAGACATTACCGTGCCATCCAGGGTAGTGCATTTGCCATTGTCCTGGGACGATCCCGCTTGCCAATTGGCGATCGAAAAATATATGACCACCGTGCGTAAAGATGCGCCTTGGTGCCCGAGCAACCTGGAGTTCATCCGCCGCATTAATGAATTGCCGGATATTCAAAAAGTGCAGGAAATCGTTTTTGACGCCAGTTACCTGGTCATGGGGCTGGGTGATGTTTACCTTGGCGCGCCAGTCGCCACCCCCTTGGATCCAAGGCACCGATTAGTCACTACCAAATACAACCCGGCCAGAACCTGGACGGCCGAGAACTCCGTCGGCATTGGCGGCGCTTACATGTGCGTTTACGGTATGGAGGGCCCAGGGGGTTACCAGTTTGTGGGCCGCACCCTGCAAATGTGGAGTCGCTATAAAAAGGTAGCTGCGTTTGAAGGAAAGCCATGGTTATTGAATTTCTTTGACCAGATTCGCTTTTACCCAGTGTCGGCCGAAGAATTACTTGTCATCCGGCGTGATTTTCCACTCGGTCGCTATCCATTAAAGATTGAAGAGACCAGCCTCAATCTTTCGCAATATCAGTCCTTCTTGGCGCGGGAAGCATCATCGATTCAAGCGTTCAGGACCCATCAAAAAACCGCATTCGATGCGGAGCGTCAGCGCTGGATTGACACTGGCCAGGCCCATTTTGAAATAGATGAAAATTTAGCCAGTGATACTGAAGAATCCACTTTGGCCGAGGGGCAGATCGGCGTGGAGAGTCATATTGCTGGGAATTTGTGGCAAGTCGTTGTGCAGATTGGGCAACAGGTGACCGCTGGCGAATCTTTAGTCATTCTTGAATCCATGAAAATGGAAATTGAAATCCAAGCACCTGTCGATGGTGTCGTGGCAGAGATACGTGTCTCCCCTGGCTCACCAGTCAAAGCCGGGCAGTGTGTGGTCGTGATTAACGAAGCTTAAAGGACATTGAAATGAAACACCCATATAACCTGCAATTGGATGCCCTTAAAAGTGCGTATGCCAACCATGCACTCTCACCCCGTGAACTCATTCAAGCATTGCGCGAAAGAGCCCTCCAGTTAAATCCAGAATACAAGCTCTTCATCCACATTCTGACCGAAGAAGAATTAGCGCCTTATCTGGCAAATCTAGAGGCAACCGGGCCGGAAAGCTTACCGCTGTATGGCGTCCCATTTGCGGTCAAGGATAACATCGACCTGGCCGGTGTCCCGACCACGGCGGCATGTCCTGCGTTTAGTTACATCCCGGCAAAAAATGCCACCATTGTTGCGCAGTTGATCGCACTAGGCGCGATCCCCATCGGTAAAACGAATCTTGATCAGTTTGCAACTGGCCTGAACGGCACCCGCTCCCCCTATGGACTCTGCCGCAATAGCGTCCTTGCTGAATATCCCAGTGGCGGCTCCAGTGCAGGCTCCGCGCTGGCAGTGGCATTGGGACTGGCATCGTTTGCACTCGGGACGGATACCGCAGGCAGCGGGCGTGTTCCGGCAACGCTCAACAACCTGATTGGATTGAAAGCCACCAAGGGCTTAATTTCAACAGCTGGCGTGGTGCCAGCTTGTCGCACACTGGATTGCACGACCTTTTTTACCGCGACTGCATTGGAAGCAAGCAAACTGCTAGCACTCACTGCGCATAAGGATCCAGATGACGAATACAGTCGTGCCAATGTTGGCTGGAACACGGGCAGATCGTTTGGCATCCCCGCCACTGGATTTAAGTTTGGCGTCCCTAAACAATTAGAGTTTCTAGGTTGCGCTGAAAGTCAGGCCCTCTTTGAGCGCTCAGTCTCCACCCTTGAGACCATGGGAGGCATCGCCATTGAAATAGACTTCAGTGCCTTTCTGGAGGCTGCGAAGCTTCTTTACGAGGGCCCTTGGGTCGCTGAAAGATACAGCGTCGTTGGCGAGTTGATTGAGAACACTCCTGAAGCGGTGCTGCCCGTCATCAGAGATGTGCTACAGAAAGCACCAACTGCTACAGCGGTGCAAGCGTTTAGAGCACAATACAAATTACAAGCGCTAAAAGTCAAGACGGATGCCATTCTTGCCAATCTGGATTTTATTATCACGCCAGCCTATCCGCGCCCGGTCACCTTGGCTGAGCTAGCGGCAGAGCCTGTGAAACGCAACTCTGATTTGGGGACTTACACCAACTTCATGAATCTGCTGGACTATGCGGCGGTAGCGGTTCCGGCTGGATTCATGCGGAATGGCCTGCCTTCAGGGGTGACTTTGTTTGGGCGGGCATTCTGTGACCAATATCTTTTAAGTATTGCTGACAGTTTTCAGCGCACCTCAAAACTACCGCTGATTGGTCAATTCGAACACATGGCCGCGCCCCCAACCACCTTGGCAAAAAATGATCGCTCACAGCTGCTGGTGTGTGGCGCACATTTAGACGGTTTGCCCTTGAATTGGCAATTAAAAGACAAAGGCGGGCAATTGCTCAAGAAAACACAGACCTCCTCTGCTTACCAGTTTTATGCCTTGGCGGGCTCACCACCCAAACGACCAGGGTTAAGAAGAGTTGCAACAGGGGGCCGGTCATTTGAGGTGGAAATCTGGGAAATCCCCACCCAAGAGCTAGGTGCCTTTCTAAATGATATTCCGGCACCATTAGGACTCGGCAAGGTTGAACTGATGGATGGGTCGTGGGTCACCGGCTTTATTTGTGAGGACTACGCACTGGAAACGGCAGATCAAATCTCTCAGTTTTCTGGATGGCGAGATTACTTGCAACACCAATAGCTTTGCTGGGTCTGTCAGCTGACCACTGACGTTTCCCTTATCCATTCAAAAATCTTTTTTGCTTTTAATAAGGATGTTACACAAAAAGATGACTATTTTTAGAGCAGCGTGGCTAAGCGCCCTCGTTTCAGCCTCAACGTTGGGGAGAAGTTCAAGCGCCGGCAGAACTAACAGCAACGGGCTTTGGGAGGTTAAGAACTTGAATGACAGTCGAATGGTTTTCGCTTTGAGCAGAGCACTCTGCAAAAGCGCTGGACGCTGTATTCAATATTATAAAAAAGTACCCAGCTTGATCAGAGGGTACACAATCGTCCAGGCAAAGTACTGTAGTAATCACGCGCAGTGGGGAGGCCCTCCAGCCATTGCGTTTTCACAAGACAGCTTGGCTTCACTTTAGGATAGTTTATGGCTTGGTTACAACTTTTCGCCGCTGGCATTCTGGAAATCATCTTCGCTTACGCGATCAAAGAGTCGGATGGTTTTTCAAAACTGCTACCATCACTTATGACGCTGCTTACAGTGATAGGAAGCTTTTGGTTGCTGTCTTCAGCGATGCGCACCATCCCCATGGGCACTGCTTACACTGTTTGGACGGGGATTGGTGGCGTTGGTGCATTTATCGTTGGCATCACGGTGCTCTCTGAACCCATCACAATGTTGCGATTGCTTGCGGCAACCTTAATCATTTCTGGGCTGATACTCATGAAAGTTGCCGGATCATAAACCATGAAATGGCAACAGCACTCGCCCTAAAGGGTCGCTCACTTAACGCTCACCTTGCGTGAGACGACGTATTTATTCTTTTAACAGCACGTCTGTGATCAAGCAGACTTTGCTGATGTAGCTTACTTCGTTGCCATTGCCCAAGCTTATACGATTCAAGCCCAACCTTAGGCAATCTACAGCGCGCAACCCATCATTGCGAAAATGGGATAGTTGAATTCACACGAAACTCGCATGATACGACCATGATTTTTAATTGCTAGGGGAAGCTGTCATGAGCGTATCGTTAAAGCCAACGCTGAATGGTTGGCATTTATGGGGACTGGCCGTCGGGCTGGTGATTTCTGGCGAATATTTTGGCTGGAGTTACGGCTGGGATAAAGCGGGAACCTTGGGTTTTTTGGTGACCACGCTCTTTATCGCGCTGATGTACACCACCTTTATTTTCAGTTTTACCGAACTCACTACTTCTATTCCACATGCCGGTGGGCCGTTTGCTTACGCCAGACGGGCTTTTGGTCCTAAGATGGCGTATGTTGCCGGTTATGCCACCTTGATTGAGTTTTTATTCGCACCGCCGGCCATTGCGATGGCGATTGGCGCCTATCTGAATGTGCAATATCCGGGCATAGACCCCAAGCTTTTTGCCGTGGGTGCTTATATTGTATTTGTCAGTTTGAATATTGTTGGGGTGCATATCGCGGCCACCTTTGAACTGCTGGTCACCTTGCTCGCGATTATTGAGTTATTGGTGTTTATGGGCGTGGTTGCCCCCGGTTTCTCGATGACAAACTTTGTCGCACATGGCTGGGCAGGTAATGACGTTTTTAGCAGCGCAGCGATTCCAGGCATGGTGGCGGCGATTCCATTTGCCATTTGGTTTTTTCTCGCCATTGAAGGCGTGGCCATGGCGGCAGAAGAAGCCAAAGATCCGAGAAGAACGATCCCCAAAGCCTATATTGCCGGGATTCTGACGCTGGTGTTTCTGGCCATAGGCGTGATGTTATATGCAGGTGGCGTAGGTGACTGGAGAACCCTGGCCAATGTCAACGATCCTATTCCACAGGCAATGAAAGTGGTGGTGGGTGAGAACAGTGGCTGGTTACATATGCTGGTTTGGATTGGCTTGCTAGGATTGATTGCCTCTTTTCACGGAATTTTGCTTGGTTGCTCACGGCAGATTTTTGCCCTGGCACGCGCCGGATTTATGCCCAAATACTTTGAAGCCACGCATGCGCGCTTTAGAACCCCACATCGCGCGTTGATCGCTGGGGCCGTGGTCGGCCTGGCAGCTATTTTGAGTGATGACTTACAGTTTAATGGCATGACGCTCACGGCAAACTTGATCACGATGGCGGTATTCGGGGCCATCGTCATGTATATCGTTTCGATGCTGAGCTTTTTTGCGCTAAGAAAAAACGAGCCTGCGCTGGATCGCCCGTTCCGTACCATGGGTTATCCGCTGTTTCCGGCCATTGCCTTGAGCCTTGCCGTGATCAGTTTGCTGACCATGGTCTACTACAATCAGGCATTGGCGCTGGTGTTTGCCGTGCTGATGGCAGTGGGCTATATTTATTTCAGCCTGACAAAAGGGCAACGCGACACCGCGACTGACCATTAAACGCGGACAATCCATGCAAGGTACGTAAAGGAGTCCCCTGTTGATTCCTTGGAGAGTGAGAAAAAGATGGCTTACAGTTACAGCGTCGGCGTACACCAGTATCAGTTTAAAGACTTGAAAGAAGTGATGGCAAAAGCCTCACCGCCGCGCTCTGGCGACTTTCTCGCAGGCGTGGCTGCAGAGACTTATGTCGAACGGATGGCCGCCAGAATGTGCCTCGCCAGTGTGCCGCTCAAACGCTTTTTAGAGGAGTTGTTGCTGCCTTATGAACAAGACGAAGTGACGCGCTTGATCATTGATACGCATGATGCGCAGGCATTTAGTGAAATCAGCCATCTCACCGTAGGCGACTTTCGAGATTGGCTATTGCTGGATACCACGGATACCGCCACGCTGACACGGGTTGCCAAAGGCATCACGCCGGAAATGGCGGCAGCGGTCAGCAAACTAATGCGCAACCAGGACTTGATCCTGGTCGCCAAAAAATGCCAAGTGACGACCGCATTCCGAAATACCATCGGTCTGCCGGGTCGGCTGTCTGTGCGCTTGCAGCCCAACCACCCGACCGACGATGCCCGCGGCATTGCCGCTTCTCTGCTAGACGGATTACTGTATGGCTCCGGGGATGCGGTGATCGGCATCAACCCGGCCACCGATAGCATTCCTGGCTTGATGAACTTATATTACCTGGTTGATGAAGTCATTAACCAATATGAGATTCCCACCCAGTCGTGCATCCTGACCCATGTTACCAACCAGATTCAACTCATTGAAAAAGGCGCGCCGATTGATTTGGTGTTTCAATCGATTGCCGGCACCGAGCAAGCCAATAAAACGTTTGGCATTAATCTTTCCATTCTAGATGAAGCTTATTCTGCAGCCTTGTCACTGCAACGCGGCACGGTAGGCCAAAACGTCATGTATTTTGAAACCGGCCAGGGCTCGGCACTGTCGGCCAACGCCAATTTTGGCATGGACCAGCAAACCTGCGAGGCACGTGCCTATGCCGTCGCCCGCCACTTTTCTCCCTTACTCACCAATACGGTGGTGGGCTTTATCGGGCCTGAATACCTGTACGATGGCAAACAGATCATCCGCGCCGGTCTGGAAGACCATTTCTGCGGTAAGTTGCTGGGCCTGCCGTTGGGGTGTGATGTCTGCTATACCAACCATGCCGAGGCAGATCAAGACGACATGGACACCTTGATGACCTTGCTGTCTGTGGCTGGTATTACCTTCATCATGGGCATTCCAGGGGCGGATGACATCATGCTTAATTATCAGACCACCTCCTTTCACGACGCCCTCTATTTGCGTAAAACACTCAACCTGAAGCCAGCACCGGAGTTTGAGCAGTGGCTACAACGCATGAACCTGATGGATCACACCGGCATGATCCGCCCGGTAGACAATAGCCATGCCTTGTTACAAAATAAACCCAAGCAATTAATGAGTGCCCCTTAATATGCATCAGCCTCCTGCAGCCCCTAGCACAGGCATCGTCAGCGAAGATCCCTGGTCACAGCTTAAAAGCTTTACGCAAGCGCGGATTGCACTCGGCAGGGTAGGTAGCAGCCTGCCTACGCAAGAAGTCCTGGATTTCAGCTTGAGCCATGCATTGGCCAGGGATGCGGTTCATCTTGGCCTGGATACCCAGGCGTTGATGGCGCAAATTCAAGCGACATTGTCAGTCGATGTCCATCAGGTTCAGAGCAAGGCACCAGACCGGGCTTCTTATTTATTAAGGCCCGATTGGGGCCGTCAACTGAGTGAAGACAGCGGGCTACTCCTCAAAGCAGCCAAACCAAAACAAGCGATTGATTTATTACTGGTGGTGGCGGATGGCTTGTCTTCACTGGCAATCAAAAATCACGCGCTGCCGTTATTGCAAGAAATTCATGCGCAAGCCCCTGCGGAATGGCATCTGGGGCCGGTGGTGATTGCCTCCCAGGCCAGGGTTGCACTGGCCGATGAAGTGGGCGAAATGCTTGGCGCAAACATGGTAGCCATGCTGATTGGTGAGCGGCCTGGACTCAGCTCGCCGGATAGTCTGGGGATTTATTTGACGCATCAGCCACGGCGTGGCCGGAGTGATGCGGACAGGAACTGTATTTCCAATGTCAGGCCAGATGGCCTGGGTTATGCTGCCGCCGCAAAAAAATTGTTATGGCTGGCAAAAGAAGCCAACCGTTTAAAATTGTCCGGCGTTGCACTCAAAGATGAAAGCGATGTCGTTATGGTTCAAGACGCGCCTTCCGGCCAATGACGCTAAACTGCCACCTCATCCATGAAAGCGCTTGAAGGTGGTAGAGGGCGCTTCACCAAACATCTTTTTATACTCCTGCGAAAAATGTCCAAAATGCCAGAAGCCCCATGAAGTGGCTGCCTCCGTCACAGAATTGGCGTGCCTCAGCATTTGGCGGACACCATTAAGCCGCTCGGTGCGCAGGTAGACGATCGGACTTTTCTCCAGGGTTCTTTGAAAGTGATATTGCAAGGTACGGTGGCTCATGGCCAAAGACTCGCACAACTCGACGACAGTGATAGGATCATCCTGGCGTTCACGCACGATTTTTCTGGTTTTGGTGACCACTTGCCAGGATTGATTCTGATAATAAACCGTCCTTGGCGCCGAATCGTCACAGAGCAATGTATCGGCTACCATTTGCAAAGCCATCATTTGTGTTTCTTGCACCAGCGTAGGGTATTGAATAAAGCCAGGCAGGGCCTTGAGCGTCGTGAAAACAGAACGCACAAATCGGACCAGGTTCTGATACTTTGTTTGGCTCAAATATAAAATCTTGGCACTCTTGCACTGCTGGTCCAGTCGCTCCTGATCGTCATCTGACAAGTACTGCATCAGAAATTTTCTCGAAATCACAATCAGGCCGATGGTGAGTTTTGCGGGCGAGACAAACTCAAAACCGTTTCTGCCAGAAAAAATATGCACTGCCTGCTGCTCGCAGAGGCTGCCACAAAACATGCCCTTTTCAATGCTATTCATCGGCACCCCGATGGAGATTTTCTCTTCATCCAGATAGCCTTGTTGATGGAGTTGCTGATTAGTAAACTCAAGGAATAATGACACCTCAGGCAAGTGTACATGGGTCAAAAAGCCATTAAAGTGCCCGGCCGAGAGCTGTGAGTAATCCTGATGCCAGCCTTGCAGGAACTGAGACTGCTCATCAAAATCCTGACTTTCCCTATGCAAATAGTTTGACTGTGGCAGCGTCAATAATGCCGCAGTGCGCGCGCAGTGTTCTAACATTATGGTATCCCTGAGTCTGCTTTATTATTGTGTGAGCTAACTGTAGTGCTGTGTTAGCAAATAACATTCCAACTCTCCTGTTTTAGCACACCGCCCAGCATTCAGCTTGCCATGCAGGTTTACAAAGCATTTCCTGTGCGCTTTTATTTCGTAGCAGTGGTTACCCCCATCACAAAGTTATCAATCCAGGTGCAATTAGGCATACTGCGCCTATTTTTAGTGCATTGCATGGGCGCAAAAAGCACTGTCTGCGCATGCGGTTGCTCACCTAATCCTCAAACCTCGCATCACCATTTTTATAGGCATCTTTGCCGATTTGGGATAGCCGCAGGGCACTGCAATCCGCAGAATGAGCTCACATTATTTATTAACAGGGACCCTATTTATGCGTAAATCTATCCTTTTTGCTCTTGCACTCGTCTCTGCAAGTTTCGTCTCCACGCTTAGCCAAGCAGAAGAAAAATCTGCCTGGACATTGTCCAGAAATATTGCCTTTGTGTCGGACTACTATTCCCGGGGTATTTCTCAGTCATGGCACATGCCTGCCGTGCAGGCGGGGATTGATATTGCCCATGAGAGCGGCTTTTATGCAGGCGTTTGGGGCTCAAGTATTTCGCCACAAACCTATGTCGATAGTACAACTGAAATTGATATTTACACGGGCTACAACGGCAGTTTTGCTGCAGTTGAAAAGCTCGCCTGGTCAGCGGGTGTAATTGGCTATGTCTATCCAGGCGGGAACTGGAACAAATGTCCCACTTGTACCTTAAGTGATGGCACTACCAAAGTCACAGCCAATCAGGGATTTGAAACAGTTGAGGCAAACGTGGGACTCAGCTATGACTGGATCAGTGCAAAAGCCTCGGTCACACTGACCGACTGGTTTGGTGCTAATAGAAATACCGGCTTTGAAAGTGGGAGCAAAGGTACGACCTATCTAGAGTTGAATGCAAATTATCCACTGCCATTTTATGATTTGATACTTGTTGGGCATATTGGCATCCTGGATGTGTCAACCAGGGTAACGCCAGGCGCATATGGTACCTATGACGCAGGCAAAGGAGTGCCGGATAACAAAGACTATAAAATCGGCTTGAGCAAGAATATCGCAATTGCGAATACCAATGGCATTAACTTGGGTCTTTACTACGTTGGCGCGGATGATACCGGTTACTGGAGCAGCCGCGGATTTGGTGGCTCCAGCTTTAATGGCGGCACAAAATCCAAAGACCTGACTGATAATCGCTGGATGGTCACAGTAAGTTCTACCTTCTGATCAACGCCGCGTTTGATCCGTGGTCGCGCGTCAGTCTGATGCGACTGGCGCAGCCTGGAGCGCCACTCCAGGCCGTTAGCGACCACACACAGTCCTCTCTCATACTCCCGGTTGACCGGGAGTTTTTTTATGTAAGGTGCGTTAGATGCTGGCGCTGCTAAGCATCAGCCTGTCATGACAGACCGTCCGGTTGCGACTAAACGTTCAAAATCCTGCGTACGCTGCGGGACTGAGAAATAATAGCCTTGGAACGTATTACATCCCAAACGGGTGAGAAGGTCGAGCTGCGCCTCGGTCTCCACCCCTTCGGCCAATACGTCGAGTTGCAGGCTGATCCCTAGTGAAATAATGGCATTGACGATACTTTGATGATCCTGGCCCTGCAACATGTCGCGTACAAACGACTGGTCGATCTTGAGCTGATCAAACGGGAAGCGCTTGAGATAAGACAGGGAAGAATAGCCCGTGCCAAAATCATCCAGCGAAAAACTGACACCCGCCGCTTTGAGCGCGGTCATTTTGGCGATGATATCTTCCACATTGTCGATCAACATGCTTTCCGTCAACTCAAGTTGCAGTCGGCCCGGGGCAATATTGGCCTCCGTCAGCAACTGCTGCACCTCCGTGACAAATGCTGATTGCAGGTACTGCTTGGGGCTGACATTCACGGCCAGCACCATTTGACTGAGTTGCGGATGAAATGCCCACTGCTGCAATAAGGCACAGGCCTGCTGTAAGACCCAGCGTCCCAGGGCGACAATTTGTCCGCTAGACTCGGCGAGGGCAATAAACTCACCGGGCATGATCAGGCCACGTTCAGGATGTTGCCAGCGCAACAGTGCTTCTGCACCGACCATCTGGTGCTGTCTGTTATATTGTGGCTGCAAATGCAAGACAAACTCCTGTTTTTCTATGGCCTCATGCAACTCCGCCTCCAGCGCCACGCGCTGACGGAGCTCGATTTCCATCTGCGCATCAAAAAACCGGTAGCCATTTCTGCCGGCCTCTTTGGCTTTATACATGGCCATATCGGCGCGTCTGAGCAGCTCATCGGTCTGACTCATGTCAGGATCAAACAAGACGACGCCAATGCTGGGGGTCGTGTAATGCTGGTAGTGATTGAGTTTGAACGGCTTTTTAAAGGCGCCTACGATTTTTTCACAAATTTTGCGCGCCTGCTTTTCCGCTTGGTCCGTCGCGGATGCCAAACTATCGAGCACGACCACAAACTCGTCGCCGCCCAGGCGGCTAACCGTATCCTGCCGCCGCACAGAGTGTTTAATGCGTTTGGCGACCTCAATCAGCAAGGCATCACCTACCGCATGCCCATGGGTATCGTTGAGTGTTTTGAAGTTATCAATATCGATAAACATCAAGGCGCCGCCGGTTTTTTTAAGTTGGGATTTATGGATATGGGCCGCCAGCCTGTCTTGCAGCAACAGCCGGTTGGGGAGGCCGGTCATGGTGTCGTAGTAGGCCAATTGGCGAATTTGCGCATCGGTGCGCTTGCGTTCGCTGATGTCCCTGAGTACAGCCACCCAATGCGTCACACGGCCACGCTTGTCATGCAGCGGCAAGGCATCCATTTCCAATGAAATGCCGTTGCCTTGATGGTCGACAGTCACCACTTCCGTTTTAATCGGTAATTGCTGTTGCCAGGCTTCCTTAATGCGTTGCAAATCGTTGGCAGGCGTACTGTTTTTAAACAGCTCAAACGGCGAAAGATGATTGTACTGGTCCACGGCCAAGCCGGTGATACGTGTAAACGCTTCATTTAAAAAGACAATTTTTTGCTGTAAAGGGGTGTGTACCGGCGCCTCAGTAATCATCACCATATCATTCAGCCGTGACACACCGCTTTGTAACAGCTTCAATTGTTCATCGGCCTGCTCGCGCTCAATCGCCAACCCCAGAATATGGGCATAACTCTCGACCATGTCCAGCTCGGCTGTCTCTGGCAGGTGGCGAGACTGACGATACATCGCCAGCATGCCAAGCACCCGTTGGCTGCGTGAGAAGATGGGCAAACTCCAGCAGGCACGCAAGCCATGTTTCAGCGCAAGGTCCGCATAGTCGGCCCATAGCGGATGCGTGCTGATGTCTTCGGCTATCACCCGGTTCTGGGTCAAACTGAGCATGCCATAGCCTGCAACAGGCAGCTGGCTCATCGCTTGTGCGTAGCTGGCTGGC
It includes:
- the eat gene encoding ethanolamine permease yields the protein MSVSLKPTLNGWHLWGLAVGLVISGEYFGWSYGWDKAGTLGFLVTTLFIALMYTTFIFSFTELTTSIPHAGGPFAYARRAFGPKMAYVAGYATLIEFLFAPPAIAMAIGAYLNVQYPGIDPKLFAVGAYIVFVSLNIVGVHIAATFELLVTLLAIIELLVFMGVVAPGFSMTNFVAHGWAGNDVFSSAAIPGMVAAIPFAIWFFLAIEGVAMAAEEAKDPRRTIPKAYIAGILTLVFLAIGVMLYAGGVGDWRTLANVNDPIPQAMKVVVGENSGWLHMLVWIGLLGLIASFHGILLGCSRQIFALARAGFMPKYFEATHARFRTPHRALIAGAVVGLAAILSDDLQFNGMTLTANLITMAVFGAIVMYIVSMLSFFALRKNEPALDRPFRTMGYPLFPAIALSLAVISLLTMVYYNQALALVFAVLMAVGYIYFSLTKGQRDTATDH
- a CDS encoding TorF family putative porin, yielding MRKSILFALALVSASFVSTLSQAEEKSAWTLSRNIAFVSDYYSRGISQSWHMPAVQAGIDIAHESGFYAGVWGSSISPQTYVDSTTEIDIYTGYNGSFAAVEKLAWSAGVIGYVYPGGNWNKCPTCTLSDGTTKVTANQGFETVEANVGLSYDWISAKASVTLTDWFGANRNTGFESGSKGTTYLELNANYPLPFYDLILVGHIGILDVSTRVTPGAYGTYDAGKGVPDNKDYKIGLSKNIAIANTNGINLGLYYVGADDTGYWSSRGFGGSSFNGGTKSKDLTDNRWMVTVSSTF
- a CDS encoding helix-turn-helix domain-containing protein, translated to MLEHCARTAALLTLPQSNYLHRESQDFDEQSQFLQGWHQDYSQLSAGHFNGFLTHVHLPEVSLFLEFTNQQLHQQGYLDEEKISIGVPMNSIEKGMFCGSLCEQQAVHIFSGRNGFEFVSPAKLTIGLIVISRKFLMQYLSDDDQERLDQQCKSAKILYLSQTKYQNLVRFVRSVFTTLKALPGFIQYPTLVQETQMMALQMVADTLLCDDSAPRTVYYQNQSWQVVTKTRKIVRERQDDPITVVELCESLAMSHRTLQYHFQRTLEKSPIVYLRTERLNGVRQMLRHANSVTEAATSWGFWHFGHFSQEYKKMFGEAPSTTFKRFHG
- the eutC gene encoding ethanolamine ammonia-lyase subunit EutC: MHQPPAAPSTGIVSEDPWSQLKSFTQARIALGRVGSSLPTQEVLDFSLSHALARDAVHLGLDTQALMAQIQATLSVDVHQVQSKAPDRASYLLRPDWGRQLSEDSGLLLKAAKPKQAIDLLLVVADGLSSLAIKNHALPLLQEIHAQAPAEWHLGPVVIASQARVALADEVGEMLGANMVAMLIGERPGLSSPDSLGIYLTHQPRRGRSDADRNCISNVRPDGLGYAAAAKKLLWLAKEANRLKLSGVALKDESDVVMVQDAPSGQ
- the atzF gene encoding allophanate hydrolase produces the protein MKHPYNLQLDALKSAYANHALSPRELIQALRERALQLNPEYKLFIHILTEEELAPYLANLEATGPESLPLYGVPFAVKDNIDLAGVPTTAACPAFSYIPAKNATIVAQLIALGAIPIGKTNLDQFATGLNGTRSPYGLCRNSVLAEYPSGGSSAGSALAVALGLASFALGTDTAGSGRVPATLNNLIGLKATKGLISTAGVVPACRTLDCTTFFTATALEASKLLALTAHKDPDDEYSRANVGWNTGRSFGIPATGFKFGVPKQLEFLGCAESQALFERSVSTLETMGGIAIEIDFSAFLEAAKLLYEGPWVAERYSVVGELIENTPEAVLPVIRDVLQKAPTATAVQAFRAQYKLQALKVKTDAILANLDFIITPAYPRPVTLAELAAEPVKRNSDLGTYTNFMNLLDYAAVAVPAGFMRNGLPSGVTLFGRAFCDQYLLSIADSFQRTSKLPLIGQFEHMAAPPTTLAKNDRSQLLVCGAHLDGLPLNWQLKDKGGQLLKKTQTSSAYQFYALAGSPPKRPGLRRVATGGRSFEVEIWEIPTQELGAFLNDIPAPLGLGKVELMDGSWVTGFICEDYALETADQISQFSGWRDYLQHQ
- a CDS encoding ethanolamine ammonia-lyase subunit EutB; the protein is MAYSYSVGVHQYQFKDLKEVMAKASPPRSGDFLAGVAAETYVERMAARMCLASVPLKRFLEELLLPYEQDEVTRLIIDTHDAQAFSEISHLTVGDFRDWLLLDTTDTATLTRVAKGITPEMAAAVSKLMRNQDLILVAKKCQVTTAFRNTIGLPGRLSVRLQPNHPTDDARGIAASLLDGLLYGSGDAVIGINPATDSIPGLMNLYYLVDEVINQYEIPTQSCILTHVTNQIQLIEKGAPIDLVFQSIAGTEQANKTFGINLSILDEAYSAALSLQRGTVGQNVMYFETGQGSALSANANFGMDQQTCEARAYAVARHFSPLLTNTVVGFIGPEYLYDGKQIIRAGLEDHFCGKLLGLPLGCDVCYTNHAEADQDDMDTLMTLLSVAGITFIMGIPGADDIMLNYQTTSFHDALYLRKTLNLKPAPEFEQWLQRMNLMDHTGMIRPVDNSHALLQNKPKQLMSAP
- a CDS encoding multidrug efflux SMR transporter, with the protein product MAWLQLFAAGILEIIFAYAIKESDGFSKLLPSLMTLLTVIGSFWLLSSAMRTIPMGTAYTVWTGIGGVGAFIVGITVLSEPITMLRLLAATLIISGLILMKVAGS